In Syntrophobacterales bacterium, the following proteins share a genomic window:
- a CDS encoding CoA pyrophosphatase, protein MQAHEIPDIFTKRELFLQRVTERIWAHPSDYNDAWMNLKLLANKNDRRLAAGVLMPLIFRKSSLGKAGTTGSFVILLIKRSSTVAQAGDLSFPGGMLNPIGDRILRYIFLYRLLPALRHNAASATDGKKSKSSRLITLFMTTALREAWEETGLSPFHTELIGPLPTYNLIFFKRTIFPIAGFVKNHGLLCPNSEVEKIVEIPLASFYNPAAIGSLEIETPGQNTPPIAYPCLIHYGNDGKEEILWGATFNITVDFLSIVMDYRLPENRKGPVISRKLSSGYLSAGSPA, encoded by the coding sequence ATGCAAGCGCATGAAATTCCCGATATTTTCACAAAAAGGGAACTCTTTCTACAGCGGGTGACAGAAAGAATCTGGGCGCATCCTTCTGATTACAATGATGCCTGGATGAACCTGAAATTACTGGCCAATAAAAACGACCGCCGTCTTGCCGCCGGGGTTTTGATGCCGCTGATTTTTCGCAAATCTTCGCTGGGCAAAGCTGGGACAACCGGTTCGTTCGTCATCCTGCTGATAAAACGCTCTTCCACCGTAGCCCAGGCCGGTGATCTGAGCTTTCCCGGCGGAATGCTTAATCCCATAGGCGATCGAATTCTGAGATATATCTTTCTTTATCGCCTGCTGCCGGCGCTGAGGCATAATGCCGCCAGTGCAACTGACGGGAAAAAGTCCAAATCATCCCGTCTAATTACCCTTTTTATGACAACCGCCCTGCGCGAAGCATGGGAGGAAACAGGTCTTTCGCCTTTTCATACCGAGCTGATCGGCCCCCTGCCCACCTACAATCTCATTTTTTTTAAACGTACCATCTTCCCCATTGCCGGTTTTGTAAAAAATCATGGCTTGCTTTGTCCCAACAGCGAGGTGGAAAAGATCGTGGAGATACCCCTCGCCTCGTTCTATAATCCCGCTGCGATAGGCTCTCTTGAAATAGAGACACCCGGGCAAAATACACCGCCAATCGCCTACCCTTGCCTAATTCATTACGGAAATGACGGAAAAGAGGAAATTCTCTGGGGGGCAACCTTCAACATCACGGTAGATTTTCTCAGCATAGTAATGGATTACCGCCTTCCCGAAAATAGAAAAGGCCCAGTAATCTCGAGAAAACTATCATCCGGTTATCTGTCGGCCGGCTCTCCGGCATGA
- a CDS encoding phosphomannomutase/phosphoglucomutase: protein MNPAVFREYDVRGLVGVDLDEEFVYLLGKAIGSYAARAGVKKMALGRDCRLSSESYLSQVGKGIMSAGIAVIDIGLCATPILYFAIRHLRTEGGVMVTGSHNPPDFNGFKICIGPDTIYGEQIQELRKIMEAGDYVNGAGQYNRQDIAEAYENYLFEHVTIKPGKKIVLDAGNGVGGIFALPLLKRYGCQVTDLYCDPNGRFPNHFPDPTVPENLQELVRRVLGEKADLGIAYDGDADRIGVVTDQGKVLWGDELLLLFARFILKDNPGAAIIGEVKCSQKLYDDIANHGGRAIMWKAGHSLIKGKMKEENALLAGEMSGHIFFADRYFGFDDAIYASLRLLEILSQTEQKLSTLLSDVPESFSTPEIRRDCPDHRKFGIVESIRNYYKEGHDIVAIDGVRVNFSDGWGLIRASNTQPVLVLRFEAQTQPRLEAIRKGMESVLEKALNQDKTF from the coding sequence ATGAATCCAGCGGTGTTTCGCGAGTACGATGTCCGGGGCCTTGTAGGAGTCGATCTTGACGAGGAATTTGTTTATCTGTTGGGTAAGGCTATCGGTTCGTATGCAGCCCGTGCCGGGGTAAAAAAGATGGCTCTGGGAAGGGATTGTCGTCTTAGCTCAGAGAGCTACCTGTCGCAAGTGGGGAAAGGGATCATGTCTGCCGGAATCGCTGTTATCGATATCGGCCTGTGTGCAACCCCGATCCTCTATTTTGCCATCCGCCATCTCCGGACGGAAGGCGGCGTCATGGTCACAGGAAGCCATAACCCTCCTGATTTCAATGGTTTCAAAATATGCATCGGCCCCGATACGATCTATGGCGAGCAGATTCAGGAATTACGGAAGATCATGGAAGCGGGAGACTACGTAAACGGCGCTGGTCAATATAATCGTCAGGACATTGCCGAAGCTTATGAGAACTACCTGTTCGAACATGTAACGATCAAGCCCGGGAAAAAAATCGTTCTCGATGCCGGAAACGGGGTAGGCGGGATATTTGCCCTGCCCCTGTTAAAGAGATATGGCTGCCAGGTTACCGATCTATACTGCGATCCGAACGGCCGCTTTCCCAACCACTTCCCCGATCCGACCGTTCCGGAAAATCTTCAGGAACTGGTTCGCCGCGTCCTCGGGGAAAAAGCCGACCTCGGCATTGCCTATGACGGTGATGCCGACCGGATCGGCGTGGTCACGGATCAGGGAAAAGTGCTGTGGGGGGATGAGCTGTTGCTGCTTTTTGCCCGCTTTATCCTGAAAGACAATCCCGGCGCCGCAATTATCGGCGAGGTAAAATGTTCGCAAAAGCTCTACGACGACATTGCCAATCATGGCGGGCGCGCCATCATGTGGAAAGCCGGCCACTCGCTGATCAAGGGCAAGATGAAAGAGGAAAATGCCCTCCTTGCCGGCGAAATGAGCGGCCATATCTTTTTTGCGGATCGCTATTTCGGGTTTGACGACGCCATTTACGCATCATTGCGCCTTCTGGAGATTCTTTCGCAAACAGAACAGAAGCTATCCACACTTTTATCCGATGTCCCGGAGAGTTTTTCAACCCCCGAAATCAGACGAGACTGCCCCGACCACCGGAAATTCGGAATTGTGGAGTCAATTCGCAATTATTACAAAGAGGGCCATGACATTGTTGCCATCGACGGGGTACGGGTCAATTTCAGCGACGGCTGGGGGCTCATCAGGGCCTCCAACACACAGCCGGTGCTTGTTCTGCGCTTCGAGGCACAGACGCAGCCAAGGCTCGAAGCAATTCGTAAAGGAATGGAGTCTGTCTTGGAAAAGGCGCTAAATCAAGACAAAACTTTTTAA
- a CDS encoding GNAT family N-acetyltransferase has protein sequence MNSLDDWKKLYPEKFADAALVFGNIHRGDHIFVVSGCGEPQFLVQAMVNYVDSHPKAFFDTEIIHVYSFGVAPYTDLKFKSNFRLNSFFIGNNIRGPVNEGMADYTPVSLSNVPELIRSSAVKIDAALIQTSPPDEHGYMSLGVSVDMVKAAIDHASLIIAQVNSAMPRVHGDGFIHIRDVRFIIEKEEALLELPDVTVDDTMQKIGEYVAGLVKDGDTIQVGYGGLPNAVLSKLTHKQHLGVHTELLSDGIASLIQAGVVDNSRKTINPGKTVATFAMGKKATYQFLHDNPSILFRTIDYTNNPLIIAQQDNMVAINSALEIDLTGQSTAESIGGSFYSGIGGHQDFMRGALLAKGGRTILTMKATAREDSVSRIVPSLREAAGVTLNRGDVRYVVTEYGIAYLHGKNIRERAMSLIAIAHPKFRPWLVEEAKKRGLIYADQAFIPGEKGEYPEHIETYRTTKTGLQLFLRPVKISDEPLLKDFFYSLSENSMNRRFISSRIDMPHERLQEFVVIDYSKEIVILAVTGTSKKEVIVGIGQYSIHPGSHTAEAAFAVRDDFQNRGIAQELLACLTNIARKEGLLGFTAEVLPENRAMLHVFEKGGFDITMRRDDCVYELKMRFI, from the coding sequence ATGAATTCCCTCGATGACTGGAAAAAATTGTATCCCGAAAAATTTGCCGACGCAGCGCTTGTTTTTGGCAACATTCACCGGGGAGATCACATCTTTGTAGTATCCGGCTGCGGAGAGCCGCAATTCCTCGTCCAGGCAATGGTCAATTATGTTGATTCCCACCCCAAGGCATTTTTTGATACGGAGATCATTCATGTTTATTCCTTCGGCGTTGCCCCTTACACCGATTTGAAATTCAAAAGCAATTTCCGCCTCAACTCCTTTTTCATCGGCAACAATATCCGCGGGCCGGTAAATGAGGGGATGGCCGATTACACGCCCGTCTCTTTGTCCAACGTACCTGAGCTTATCAGAAGCAGCGCTGTCAAGATTGATGCAGCCCTGATCCAGACATCCCCCCCTGATGAGCATGGATATATGAGTCTGGGGGTAAGCGTCGATATGGTAAAGGCGGCAATTGACCATGCGTCGCTGATCATTGCGCAGGTAAATTCCGCCATGCCGCGCGTACATGGAGACGGATTCATCCATATCAGGGATGTTCGGTTTATTATTGAGAAAGAGGAAGCGTTACTTGAACTTCCCGATGTAACTGTTGATGATACCATGCAAAAAATCGGTGAGTACGTCGCAGGACTTGTCAAGGACGGCGACACCATCCAGGTCGGTTATGGCGGCCTGCCGAACGCCGTTTTGTCTAAACTAACCCATAAACAGCATCTCGGAGTGCATACCGAACTGCTCAGTGACGGGATTGCCTCGCTCATCCAAGCCGGGGTTGTCGATAACTCCCGCAAAACGATCAATCCCGGGAAAACCGTAGCGACCTTTGCGATGGGCAAAAAGGCAACCTATCAATTTCTTCATGACAACCCTTCCATTCTCTTTAGAACAATCGACTACACAAATAACCCGCTCATCATCGCGCAACAGGACAATATGGTTGCCATCAACAGCGCCCTGGAAATCGATTTGACCGGCCAGTCCACGGCCGAATCGATTGGCGGTTCTTTTTACAGCGGCATCGGCGGCCATCAGGATTTCATGCGGGGCGCCCTGCTTGCGAAAGGCGGCAGAACCATTCTGACGATGAAAGCAACCGCCCGGGAGGATAGCGTTTCCCGCATAGTCCCGTCGCTCCGGGAAGCCGCCGGGGTAACGCTGAACCGCGGCGATGTCCGCTATGTCGTGACTGAATACGGCATTGCCTATCTGCACGGGAAAAACATCAGGGAGAGGGCGATGTCGCTGATTGCAATCGCCCACCCCAAATTCCGCCCCTGGCTTGTCGAGGAGGCGAAAAAAAGAGGGCTGATCTACGCCGATCAGGCCTTCATCCCTGGAGAAAAAGGGGAATATCCGGAACACATAGAGACGTACCGAACGACGAAAACCGGCTTGCAGCTTTTCCTGCGGCCGGTAAAGATCAGCGACGAACCCCTGTTGAAGGATTTTTTCTATTCCCTTTCCGAAAACAGCATGAACCGCCGCTTCATCTCGTCCCGAATCGACATGCCGCATGAACGCCTTCAGGAATTCGTGGTTATCGATTATTCCAAGGAAATCGTGATCCTTGCCGTCACAGGAACCTCAAAAAAGGAAGTGATTGTAGGGATTGGACAATACTCGATTCATCCGGGTTCGCATACCGCGGAGGCAGCATTTGCCGTCCGCGACGATTTTCAGAATCGGGGCATTGCCCAGGAACTGCTTGCCTGTCTGACAAACATCGCCCGGAAAGAAGGACTTCTGGGCTTTACCGCCGAGGTTCTTCCCGAGAACAGGGCGATGCTTCATGTATTTGAAAAGGGCGGATTCGACATAACCATGAGAAGAGATGATTGTGTGTACGAATTGAAGATGCGGTTCATATAA
- a CDS encoding alpha/beta fold hydrolase translates to MDSLLDEPFSPSFFFRNTHIQTTFGSLHIRASGKNEMLDAAEENIVGAGEGVRLRGYRSRQKNRKPAGIIIIIHGWEGSSDSTYMLSTGRFFYRLGYEVFRLNLRDHGNSHGLNEGLFHGALTEEAASAVRTIASRQPTLPCFLIGFSLGGNFALRIALKQALAPIDNLKMVFAISPAIDPYKATLAIDEGPAVYRRYFMAKWKRSLRQKQKCFPDLYNFDSIMHHKKLMPFTEAIMAWYPQFNNYREYFNIYTLTGNALASLTMPAFIIMAQDDPAVPVEDFYQLPANPLLYVSIQRYGGHCGFIDPFPFGCWYERQIARLIAHLESR, encoded by the coding sequence ATGGACAGCTTGCTGGACGAACCTTTTTCCCCATCCTTTTTTTTCCGAAACACCCACATCCAGACAACCTTCGGGAGTCTGCACATAAGGGCGTCCGGGAAAAACGAGATGCTGGACGCTGCTGAAGAAAATATTGTCGGCGCAGGCGAAGGCGTTCGTCTGCGGGGATATCGCTCCCGGCAAAAAAATAGAAAACCGGCAGGGATTATTATTATTATCCACGGCTGGGAGGGAAGTTCCGATTCCACCTATATGCTTTCCACCGGCCGCTTTTTCTACCGGCTCGGCTATGAGGTATTTCGTCTCAATTTACGGGATCACGGCAACAGTCATGGCCTCAACGAAGGGCTCTTTCACGGCGCGCTGACCGAAGAAGCGGCCAGCGCGGTAAGGACTATCGCCAGCCGGCAACCGACCCTTCCCTGCTTTCTGATAGGCTTTTCCCTCGGGGGCAACTTTGCACTGAGAATCGCGCTGAAACAGGCACTTGCTCCCATAGACAACCTGAAAATGGTGTTTGCCATCAGTCCGGCCATCGATCCCTACAAGGCAACGCTTGCAATCGATGAGGGACCGGCGGTTTATCGCCGCTATTTCATGGCAAAATGGAAGCGCTCTTTACGGCAAAAACAAAAATGCTTCCCCGATCTTTACAACTTCGACTCGATAATGCACCACAAAAAGTTGATGCCGTTTACGGAAGCCATCATGGCATGGTATCCCCAATTCAATAATTACCGCGAATATTTCAATATTTACACGCTGACTGGCAATGCTCTGGCCTCGCTTACGATGCCGGCCTTCATTATTATGGCTCAGGATGATCCGGCCGTCCCCGTGGAAGACTTCTATCAACTGCCCGCGAATCCGCTTCTGTATGTCTCGATTCAGCGCTACGGCGGCCATTGCGGTTTTATTGATCCTTTTCCCTTCGGATGCTGGTATGAACGCCAGATCGCCCGACTGATTGCGCATCTGGAGAGTAGATAA